The Medicago truncatula cultivar Jemalong A17 chromosome 4, MtrunA17r5.0-ANR, whole genome shotgun sequence genome includes a region encoding these proteins:
- the LOC112420904 gene encoding uncharacterized protein has product MCTISVDCHYGGCFSRDWLISYTGGEVRRFEGLDPDKFSFFELCGYVEEDLSIKKGTYRLWWMPHYEVNYRVVKVDADVSEMKEYALKVNKPVNFFVEHDVDEVSRLVDVPNCVTVTNREVGQSSQVDVNGEGLEKEKVDKKGKCVLVCYDDEKLGSSEDESDGEYFDDIEHDRALGVDDGFGPYDITTLDMNEVVGMVGANGKEGGKGGAYEKGSKTKEKSKVEKEEDDYDPEWEREYESDELYSDDPDESDFERGPRAYVFKMSQLTPAFKFKVGMDFKSIVEFRMAIREWNVLNGYQIKFVKNDKERCRVECKDKHNGCKYEAHCSKVANSHTYKIKTLGVAHTCGRSLDNSSANANWLTNIVVEKMRGSGEQKVKDIMKDLRRQYSVGVSFHTAWSAKKRATEILDGDAKKQYTLLWRYAAELKRVCNGNNLKFNVERTLLTNQQRFSKFYFCFDGCKQGFLAGCRPFIGVDGCHLKTKFGGILLVDVGRDANDQYFPLAFGVVENETKETWRWFLTLLLEDIGNKRWVFISDQQKGLMSVFDEWSDRIEHRYLRHLYANFKKFFGGGTLIRDLMMSAAKATYRQAWVVKMEELKKVDVKAWEWLMGHDPKLWCKHAFSYYPKCDVLMNNISEAFNATILLARDKPVLTMAKWIRTYLMNRMSKLRNKLSNWQGDIMPMPRKRLNTEIQKSGNWIATWGIGDEFEVEMVGGGHKFTVNTANRTCSCNFWELVGIPCRHAVAAIGKRDGRP; this is encoded by the exons ATGTGTACTATTTCTGTTGATTGTCATTATGGAGGTTGTTTTAGTAGGGACTGGTTGATAAGTTATACAGGAGGGGAGGTAAGAAGGTTTGAAGGTTTAGACCCTGataagtttagtttttttgaattatgTGGGTACGTAGAAGAAGATTTGAGTATTAAAAAGGGTACATATAGGTTATGGTGGATGCCTCATTACGAAGTAAACTATAGGGTTGTTAAGGTAGATGCTGATGTTAGTGAGATGAAGGAATATGCTTTGAAAGTAAACAAGCCAGTTAACTTTTTTGTAGAACATGATGTTGATGAAGTTAGTAGGTTGGTGGATGTTCCAAACTGTGTTACTGTTACTAATAGGGAAGTTGGACAAAGTTCTCAGGTTGATGTAAATGGAGAAGGACTAGAGAAGGAAAAGGTAGACAAGAAAGGAAAATGTGTGTTGGTGTGTTATGATGATGAGAAGTTAGGGAGCAGTGAAGATGAGTCAGATGGTGAATATTTTGATGATATTGAGCATGATAGAGCATTGGGGGTTGATGATGGGTTTGGACCATATGATATAACTACATTGGATATGAATGAAGTTGTGGGAATGGTTGGGGCTAATGGTAAAGAAGGGGGTAAAGGAGGGGCATATGAGAAAGGTTCAAAAACCAAGGAAAAATCAAaggttgaaaaagaagaagatgattatGATCCTGAGTGGGAGAGAGAGTATGAAAGTGATGAGCTTTATTCAGATGACCCTGATGAGTCAGACTTTGAAAGGGGACCAAGAGCATATGTGTTTAAGATGAGCCAACTAACACCAGCCTTTAAATTCAAAGTTGGTATGGACTTTAAGTCAATTGTAGAGTTCAGAATGGCCATCAGGGAGTGGAATGTATTAAATGGATATCAAATTAAGTTTGTGAAAAATGACAAGGAAAGGTGTAGGGTAGAGTGTAAGGATAAACACAATGGGTGCAAGTATGAGGCCCACTGCAGCAAAGTGGCTAACAGccatacatataaaataaagacattGGGTGTGGCCCACACATGTGGTAGGTCATTAGATAACTCCAGTGCCAATGCAAACTGGTTAACCAATATTGTTGTGGAAAAAATGAGGGGTAGTGGTGAACAAAAGGTCAAAGATATCATGAAAGATCTGAGGAGGCAGTATTCTGTTGGGGTATCATTTCATACAGCTTGGAGTGCAAAGAAGAGGGCTACTGAAATATTAGATGGTGATGCAAAGAAACAATACACTCTATTGTGGAGGTATGCAGCTGAGTTAAAGAGGGTGTGTAATGGGAATAATCTCAAGTTTAATGTTGAGAGAACCTTGTTAACAAATCAACAAAGATTCAGCAagttttacttttgttttgatGGTTGCAAGCAAGGTTTTTTGGCTGGTTGTAGGCCATTTATTGGAGTGGATGGGTGTCACTTGAAAACTAAGTTTGGAGGTATATTATTAGTTGATGTTGGAAGAGATGCAAATGACCAATATTTCCCATTAGCATTTGGAGTTGTTGAGAATGAAACCAAAGAGACATGGAGGTGGTTTTTAACTTTACTGCTTGAAGATATTGGAAACAAAAGATGGGTGTTTATTTCAGATCAACAAAAG GGATTGATGAGTGTGTTTGATGAATGGTCTGATAGAATTGAACATAGGTATCTTAGGCATCTATATGCCaatttcaagaaattttttGGAGGAGGAACTTTGATAAGGGATTTGATGATGAGTGCAGCAAAGGCTACATATAGACAAG CTTGGGTTGTTAAGATGGAAGAGCTGAAAAAGGTGGATGTGAAAGCATGGGAGTGGCTAATGGGACATGATCCTAAATTATGGTGCAAGCATGCATTTTCATATTATCCTAAGTGTGATGTATTAATGAATAACATTTCAGAGGCATTTAATGCTACTATATTATTAGCTAGAGATAAGCCAGTCCTCACAATGGCAAAGTGGATTAGAACATACCTCATGAATAGGATGTCAAAACTTAGGAATAAGTTAAGTAACTGGCAAGGTGATATCATGCCTATGCCAAGGAAAAGATTGAACACTGAGATTCAGAAATCTGGAAACTGGATAGCAACATGGGGAATAGGTGATGAGTTTGAGGTTGAAATGGTGGGTGGTGGACATAAGTTTACTGTAAACACTGCAAATAGGACATGTAGTTGTAATTTTTGGGAGTTGGTAGGTATACCTTGTAGGCATGCAGTTGCAGCCATAGGTAAGAGAGATGGAAGGCCATAA
- the LOC25493188 gene encoding clathrin light chain 1: MSFTVNEDHFAAGDDDSYSGYGGFSSYSAEDVPVDHTTAAPESPDVFGFSDQDPSYAQSPFEPVHAMENGNGYGGHDDDVFVSDGPVLPPPAEMEPEEGNVLREWRRQNAIQLDEKEKREKEMRLKIIEEAEDYKVGFYEKRKLNVETNKVQNREREKLYLANQENFHKEADKNYWKAIGEIIPREVANIEKKRGKKDQDKNPSVTVLQGPKPGKPTDLSRMRQILLKLKHTPPLHMVPPPPAPAKDSKEGKDGKETATKPNGSAPKPNGSAPEVSPESQPKDAANNGTADSPQKEAPTTEEQSAA, encoded by the exons ATGTCCTTCACCGTCAACGAAGACCACTTCGCCGCTGGCGACGACGACAGCTACTCCGGATACGGCGGATTCTCCAGCTACTCCGCCGAAGATGTCCCCGTAGATCACACAACAGCAGCGCCGGAATCTCCGGATGTATTCGGATTCAGCGATCAGGATCCGAGTTACGCTCAGTCTCCCTTCGAACCAGTGCATGCGATGGAAAACGGAAACGGTTACGGCGGTCACGATGACGACGTTTTTGTCTCCGATGGTCCAGTGCTTCCTCCTCCTGCTGAGATGGAGCCGGAGGAAGGTAACGTTCTTCGGGAATGGCGCCG TCAAAATGCTATTCAACTAGACGAGAAggagaaaagggaaaaagaaatGAGATTAAAGATTATTGAGGAAGCTGAGGATTATAAAGTGGGTTTCTATGAGAAAAGGAAGCTCAATGTTGAGACAAACAAGGTTCAAAACAGAGAAAGGGAGAAG TTATACTTGGCCAATCAAGAGAATTTTCACAAAGAGGCTGACAAAAATTACTGGAAAGCAATTGGGGAGATAATTCCCCGTGAGGTTGCCAACATTGAGAAGAAAAGAGGCAAAAAGGATCAGGATAAGAATCCATCAGTTACTGTCCTCCAAGGCCCAAAGCCAGGCAAACCCACCGATCTTTCTAGGATGCGGCAGATATTGTTAAAGCTGAAACATACGCCACCACTTCACATGGTTCCTCCTCCTCCTGCACCTGCTAAAGACTCCAAAGAAGGTAAGGACGGAAAGGAAACAGCAACTAAACCAAATGGATCAGCACCTAAACCTAATGGATCAGCACCGGAAGTTTCACCTGAATCACAACCAAAGGATGCTGCCAATAACGGTACTGCAGATTCACCCCAGAAAGAAGCTCCTACCACTGAGGAGCAGTCTGCTGCATAA
- the LOC120579976 gene encoding salivary glue protein Sgs-3-like, producing the protein MGEKVEPVKKKRKLVKGLPKFNPPKQVNPPKQPPKPPVAFMRTNPLALTQTQTIIEPSASINTTVHTGRRSQTIVAPSAKVNTFVQAHPNTINIAKPSAKVYTNVKTTNTFQTTVKPSVDVSTTVNTSTHSKTYVKPYTIVKTIKICSTQTICCTNTSTKTSKVRR; encoded by the coding sequence ATGGGTGAGAAAGTTGAGCCAGtcaagaagaagagaaaacttGTTAAGGGACTTCCTAAATTCAACCCACCAAAACAGGTAAACCCTCCAAAACAACCACCCAAACCACCTGTTGCATTTATGAGAACAAACCCACTTGCactaacacaaacacaaactaTCATTGAACCATCTgcatcaataaacaccacagTTCACACTGGTAGGCGGTCACAAACAATTGTAGCACCATCTGCAAAAGTCAACACATTTGTACAAGCTCACCCAAACACAATTAACATTGCTAAGCCTAGTGCAAAGGTCTACACCAATGTTAAGACTACCAACACATTTCAAACAACTGTGAAACCATCTGTTGATGTGAGTACAACAGTAAACACATCAACACATTCAAAAACATATGTTAAACCATATACCATTGTGAAAACTATTAAAATCTGTTCCACCCAAACCATCTGTTGCACCAACACAAGCACCAAGACAAGCAAAGTCAGAAGGTAA
- the LOC25493187 gene encoding putative serine/threonine-protein kinase isoform X1: MSCGCFGASTLKKKRSPPHTPNEIDGYPLENIMHFSEKDLRLATDDYHPSKKIGRGGFGTVYQGTLKNGRQVAIKSLSAASKQGVREFLTEIKTISHVKHPNLVELVGCCAQEPNRTLVYEYVENNSLDRALLGNRSTNIKLDWGKRSNICTGTARGLAFLHEEAVPHIVHRDIKASNILLDRHFNPKIGDFGLAKLFPDDITHISTRIAGTTGYLAPEYAMGGQLTMKADVYSFGVLILEVISGQSSARTNWGGSNKFLLEWAWQLHEEERLLELVDPDMVEFPKEEVIRYMKVAFFCTQAAASRRPSMSQVVDMLSKKIRLNEKQITAPGFFQTSGESSLKKSSFESTSHQFSSAPVSFTQVTPR, from the exons ATGAGTTGTGGTTGCTTTGGAGCCTCAACTCTCAAGAAGAAAAGGAGTCCACCTCATACTCCTAATGAAATTGATG GGTATCCACTTGAAAATATTATGCATTTTTCTGAAAAAGACTTGAGGTTGGCCACTGATGATTATCATCCAAGCAAAAAGATAGGACGGGGAGGTTTTGGCACTGTTTACCAG GGAACCTTAAAAAATGGAAGACAAGTAGCAATAAAGAGCCTTTCAGCTGCATCAAAGCAGGGAGTTCGTGAATTTTTAACTGAAATTAAAACTATATCGCATGTCAAGCATCCAAACCTTGTTGAATTGGTTGGTTGCTGCGCTCAAGAACCTAATCGTACATTAGTTTATGAATATGTGGAAAACAACAGCCTTGATCGTGCACTACTAG GAAACAGAAGTACAAACATTAAGCTAGATTGGGGAAAAAGATCTAATATTTGCACAGGTACGGCTAGAGGTCTTGCATTTCTTCATGAAGAAGCCGTTCCACACATTGTGCACAGAGACATCAAGGCTAGCAACATATTACTTGACAGACACTTTAATCCAAAAATAGGAGATTTTGGGCTGGCGAAGTTATTTCCAGATGACATCACTCATATTAGCACAAGAATTGCCGGAACAAC CGGTTATTTAGCACCTGAATATGCAATGGGAGGGCAGTTAACCATGAAGGCTGATGTATATAGTTTTGGGGTTCTTATACTTGAAGTAATTAGTGGCCAAAGCAGTGCGAGGACAAACTGGGGAGGGTCAAACAAATTCCTCTTGGAATGG GCGTGGCAGCTTCATGAAGAGGAGAGACTGTTGGAGCTTGTGGATCCAGACATGGTTGAATTTCCTAAGGAAGAGGTGATTAGGTACATGAAAGTAGCTTTTTTCTGCACACAAGCAGCAGCAAGCCGAAGGCCATCGATGTCACAAGTTGTTGATATGCTCTCCAAGAAAATCAGGCTCAATGAAAAGCAAATAACAGCACCAGGGTTTTTCCAGACTTCAGGAGAATCCTCTCTAAAGAAGTCATCCTTTGAGTCCACTAGCCATCAGTTTAGTTCTGCTCCTGTCAGTTTTACTCAGGTCACTCCGCGGTGA
- the LOC120580264 gene encoding uncharacterized protein — translation MWPEVECEEMLPPIYKKGPGRPKKLRRREPGEASQTQGKYSRANTSYRCTTCNKFGHNARGCKSQTVNPEAQKRKRKAPKKTTRQEQNEGQSEQSYGLAEGTSQVQSEVVSQGEA, via the exons ATGTGGCCTGAGGTGGAATGTGAGGAGATGCTTCCACCAATTTATAAAAAAGGGCCTGGGAGACCAAAGAAGCTGAGGAGGAGGGAGCCTGGTGAGGCTAGTCAAACACAAGGAAAGTATAGCAGAGCAAACACAAGCTATAGATGCACAACTTGTAACAAATTTGGCCACAATGCCAGGGGATGCAAGAGTCAGACAGTTAACCCTGAAGCACAAAAGAGGAAG AGGAAAGCacctaaaaaaacaacaaggCAAGAGCAGAATGAAGGGCAATCAGAACAAAGTTATGGGCTAGCAGAGGGCACAAGCCAGGTTCAAAGTGAAGTTGTAAGTCAAGGTGAAGCATAA
- the LOC25493187 gene encoding cold-responsive protein kinase 1 isoform X2 — protein MHFSEKDLRLATDDYHPSKKIGRGGFGTVYQGTLKNGRQVAIKSLSAASKQGVREFLTEIKTISHVKHPNLVELVGCCAQEPNRTLVYEYVENNSLDRALLGNRSTNIKLDWGKRSNICTGTARGLAFLHEEAVPHIVHRDIKASNILLDRHFNPKIGDFGLAKLFPDDITHISTRIAGTTGYLAPEYAMGGQLTMKADVYSFGVLILEVISGQSSARTNWGGSNKFLLEWAWQLHEEERLLELVDPDMVEFPKEEVIRYMKVAFFCTQAAASRRPSMSQVVDMLSKKIRLNEKQITAPGFFQTSGESSLKKSSFESTSHQFSSAPVSFTQVTPR, from the exons ATGCATTTTTCTGAAAAAGACTTGAGGTTGGCCACTGATGATTATCATCCAAGCAAAAAGATAGGACGGGGAGGTTTTGGCACTGTTTACCAG GGAACCTTAAAAAATGGAAGACAAGTAGCAATAAAGAGCCTTTCAGCTGCATCAAAGCAGGGAGTTCGTGAATTTTTAACTGAAATTAAAACTATATCGCATGTCAAGCATCCAAACCTTGTTGAATTGGTTGGTTGCTGCGCTCAAGAACCTAATCGTACATTAGTTTATGAATATGTGGAAAACAACAGCCTTGATCGTGCACTACTAG GAAACAGAAGTACAAACATTAAGCTAGATTGGGGAAAAAGATCTAATATTTGCACAGGTACGGCTAGAGGTCTTGCATTTCTTCATGAAGAAGCCGTTCCACACATTGTGCACAGAGACATCAAGGCTAGCAACATATTACTTGACAGACACTTTAATCCAAAAATAGGAGATTTTGGGCTGGCGAAGTTATTTCCAGATGACATCACTCATATTAGCACAAGAATTGCCGGAACAAC CGGTTATTTAGCACCTGAATATGCAATGGGAGGGCAGTTAACCATGAAGGCTGATGTATATAGTTTTGGGGTTCTTATACTTGAAGTAATTAGTGGCCAAAGCAGTGCGAGGACAAACTGGGGAGGGTCAAACAAATTCCTCTTGGAATGG GCGTGGCAGCTTCATGAAGAGGAGAGACTGTTGGAGCTTGTGGATCCAGACATGGTTGAATTTCCTAAGGAAGAGGTGATTAGGTACATGAAAGTAGCTTTTTTCTGCACACAAGCAGCAGCAAGCCGAAGGCCATCGATGTCACAAGTTGTTGATATGCTCTCCAAGAAAATCAGGCTCAATGAAAAGCAAATAACAGCACCAGGGTTTTTCCAGACTTCAGGAGAATCCTCTCTAAAGAAGTCATCCTTTGAGTCCACTAGCCATCAGTTTAGTTCTGCTCCTGTCAGTTTTACTCAGGTCACTCCGCGGTGA